From Clostridia bacterium, a single genomic window includes:
- the acpS gene encoding holo-ACP synthase, with amino-acid sequence HERRFKERVFTGAACEYAAGKGCTASYLAARWAAKEAAAKALGLGLGQFCWREIEIAVTPGGQPTLRLSGQMANLAARLGITRWHVSLTHDRSRALAQVVAEKG; translated from the coding sequence CATGAGCGCCGCTTTAAGGAGCGGGTTTTTACTGGGGCCGCGTGTGAGTACGCGGCCGGCAAAGGATGCACGGCGTCTTACTTGGCTGCCCGTTGGGCCGCCAAGGAAGCCGCCGCCAAGGCTTTGGGCCTCGGTTTGGGCCAATTTTGCTGGCGGGAGATTGAAATCGCGGTGACGCCCGGGGGGCAGCCAACCCTCCGCCTCAGCGGGCAGATGGCCAACTTAGCAGCTAGGTTGGGCATAACCAGGTGGCATGTGAGCCTCACCCACGACCGCTCTCGGGCTCTGGCCCAGGTGGTGGCGGAGAAGGGGTAG
- a CDS encoding NAD(P)H-hydrate dehydratase, whose translation MQLVTAEEMRRLDQTASSDFHIPSIVLMENAGRQLAEAVKRCLGGRVVGRHVVVFSGKGNNGGDGLVAARHLINWGAEVKVFLLTRGQDLRGDAATNFSALSSMGAKIYEITGDRELQKVQVALMRAEIVIDAIYGTGFRGQAAGLTGQTIQMINEFAKPVIAADLPSGLEADTGKVYGPCIRAQETVTFALPKLGLYLEPGASYAGRITVADISIPASLLGREDIGRQLLTWEWCRRRVKRREVSGHKGTYGHVLVVGGSEGMTGAVVMAGEAALRAGAGMTTAAVPAPLHPILEIKTTEVLTRPLPETPSRGISEQALETILAMASKMSVLAVGPGLGRDPSSQALVRGLVGRAQLPLVIDADGLNALVGHTDVLRQAKMPPVLTPHPGEMARLWGSTTDKVQSNRLEIAENAARAWNAIVVLKGAKTIVAVPGGPTYINPTGNPGMGTAGSGDVLTGAIAAFIAQGLAPAEAACLGVFVHGAAGDLMAGRLGQRGLVAGDLMMGVAEILKQLEGEEVAATGLGGN comes from the coding sequence ATGCAGCTAGTTACGGCTGAGGAGATGCGACGGCTGGACCAAACGGCCTCCTCCGATTTTCATATCCCTAGCATCGTATTGATGGAAAACGCTGGCCGGCAGCTGGCCGAGGCGGTAAAGCGCTGCCTGGGCGGCAGGGTGGTCGGTCGCCATGTGGTGGTCTTTTCCGGCAAAGGCAACAACGGTGGCGATGGGCTAGTGGCAGCCCGACACCTCATCAACTGGGGGGCGGAAGTTAAGGTTTTTCTCTTAACCCGGGGCCAGGACCTGCGGGGCGATGCCGCCACCAATTTTTCTGCTCTTAGTAGCATGGGCGCCAAGATTTATGAGATTACCGGCGACCGGGAGCTACAAAAAGTCCAGGTAGCGCTGATGCGAGCGGAAATCGTAATTGATGCCATTTACGGCACCGGCTTCCGGGGCCAAGCCGCCGGCCTCACCGGCCAAACCATTCAGATGATAAACGAGTTTGCTAAGCCGGTCATAGCCGCGGACTTGCCTTCGGGGTTGGAGGCCGATACCGGGAAGGTCTACGGACCCTGCATCCGTGCCCAGGAAACCGTCACCTTTGCCCTACCCAAGCTAGGGCTATACTTGGAGCCGGGGGCAAGCTACGCTGGGCGCATAACCGTAGCCGACATTTCCATTCCTGCTTCTTTGCTGGGGCGCGAGGATATTGGTCGCCAGCTCCTGACCTGGGAATGGTGCCGGCGGCGAGTAAAGCGGCGGGAAGTGAGCGGCCACAAGGGCACTTATGGCCACGTGCTGGTAGTTGGCGGCTCGGAAGGCATGACCGGCGCGGTGGTAATGGCTGGAGAAGCAGCGCTGAGGGCAGGGGCGGGTATGACTACGGCTGCGGTACCAGCACCGCTACACCCGATCCTAGAGATTAAGACTACCGAAGTGCTTACACGGCCCCTACCGGAAACACCGAGCCGGGGAATCAGCGAGCAAGCTTTAGAGACTATTCTAGCCATGGCCAGCAAGATGTCGGTCCTGGCCGTAGGGCCAGGGCTAGGCCGCGATCCCTCCAGCCAGGCCTTGGTGCGAGGGTTGGTGGGCCGGGCCCAGCTGCCGCTGGTTATTGATGCCGATGGGTTGAATGCCTTGGTAGGCCATACCGATGTTTTGCGCCAAGCTAAAATGCCGCCGGTGCTCACTCCCCATCCGGGAGAAATGGCCCGGCTTTGGGGAAGCACCACCGACAAAGTCCAGTCCAACCGGCTGGAAATCGCTGAAAATGCTGCCCGGGCCTGGAACGCCATCGTAGTGCTCAAGGGAGCTAAGACCATCGTGGCGGTTCCGGGCGGGCCTACTTATATCAACCCTACCGGCAACCCGGGCATGGGCACCGCCGGCAGCGGCGATGTCCTGACTGGGGCCATTGCCGCCTTTATCGCCCAAGGCTTGGCTCCGGCTGAAGCTGCCTGCCTAGGAGTTTTCGTCCATGGAGCGGCCGGAGATCTGATGGCGGGGCGCCTGGGCCAGCGGGGCTTGGTGGCCGGGGATTTAATGATGGGAGTAGCCGAGATACTAAAGCAGCTGGAAGGTGAAGAGGTTGCCGCGACCGGTCTGGGCGGAAATTGA